A genomic window from Synechococcus sp. CBW1107 includes:
- a CDS encoding DUF565 domain-containing protein, whose product MQSTRLQQALESSGRTALSGWRGSWRHRSLALLALLLGLFAGNNVTSFVLYQVGPRPLMVLLVVVLVELVARLRSHWVRGEPSLGWVLCDNLRIGVVYAVVLEGFKLGS is encoded by the coding sequence GTGCAATCCACCCGCCTGCAGCAGGCTCTGGAGAGCAGCGGCCGCACGGCTCTCTCCGGATGGCGCGGCAGTTGGCGCCACCGCAGCCTGGCCTTGCTCGCCCTGCTGCTCGGACTGTTCGCCGGCAACAACGTCACCTCCTTTGTGCTCTATCAGGTGGGTCCACGCCCGTTGATGGTGCTGCTGGTGGTGGTGCTGGTGGAGCTGGTGGCTCGCCTGCGCAGCCACTGGGTCCGGGGCGAACCCTCCCTGGGCTGGGTGCTCTGCGACAACCTGCGCATCGGGGTGGTCTACGCCGTGGTGCTGGAAGGGTTCAAGCTCGGCTCTTGA
- a CDS encoding HAD-IA family hydrolase has protein sequence MQVRAAQGSLRALLWDVDGTLAETELDGHRIAFNRAFAEHGLPWRWDRSTYIGLLAISGGRERLRRFLRRQQGEEPEGSLLDALHQAKQVHYRELVVAGEVQLRPGVRRLIEAAAAAGLQQAIVTTSGREAVAALLENQLSDQSRWLPLRVCADDVAAKKPDPEAYVLALQRLGVEPGQAVALEDSPAGLAAATAAGLRCLVTLSAAFSQASVSLFRSASSLTDGLGEPMAPTRVLQGPACAGGLITLSYLEQLPPVP, from the coding sequence ATGCAAGTCCGTGCCGCCCAGGGTTCCCTGCGCGCCCTGCTCTGGGACGTGGACGGCACGCTGGCCGAAACCGAACTTGACGGTCACCGGATCGCCTTCAACCGGGCCTTCGCGGAGCATGGCCTGCCCTGGCGGTGGGACCGCTCCACCTACATCGGGCTGCTGGCGATCAGCGGCGGGCGTGAACGTCTGCGCCGGTTCCTTCGGCGTCAGCAGGGCGAGGAGCCTGAGGGGTCGCTGCTGGACGCCCTGCACCAGGCCAAGCAGGTCCACTACCGCGAGCTGGTGGTGGCTGGTGAGGTTCAGCTGCGTCCGGGTGTGCGACGCCTGATCGAGGCGGCGGCGGCGGCCGGCCTTCAGCAGGCGATCGTGACCACCAGCGGTCGCGAAGCAGTGGCCGCCCTGCTGGAGAACCAGCTCAGCGACCAGAGCCGGTGGCTGCCGCTGCGCGTCTGCGCGGACGACGTGGCCGCCAAGAAGCCCGATCCCGAGGCCTACGTCCTGGCCCTCCAGCGCCTGGGAGTGGAGCCCGGCCAGGCCGTGGCCCTGGAGGATTCCCCGGCGGGCCTGGCCGCGGCCACCGCAGCCGGTCTGCGCTGCCTGGTGACCCTCAGTGCCGCCTTCAGCCAGGCCTCGGTCTCGCTGTTCAGGTCCGCCTCGAGCCTCACCGACGGCCTGGGCGAGCCCATGGCGCCCACCAGGGTGCTGCAGGGACCAGCTTGTGCCGGCGGCCTGATCACGCTCTCCTACCTGGAGCAGTTGCCACCCGTGCCATGA
- the recJ gene encoding single-stranded-DNA-specific exonuclease RecJ: protein MSRSEWIPIPEVPLSFTPPEQRWQLPTPLPPSQDDVQARGMAALELPPELLAVLRRRGYDSPEAIRDLLEPPAAPDPRLHFADLDVAVRRLVRACAEAETVAICGDYDADGMTSTALLVGVLERLGARPQAAIPSRQEEGYGLNTGMVERLQDEGVGLLVTVDNGIAAREALDRARDLGMEVILTDHHSLPAESPPYLALLHPACTPQGSPYRGLAGVGLAYLLAMTLATELGRADATAMALDLFCIGTVADMAPLLGVNRRWLRDGLRQLHASPLPGLQALQRLAGLGDGPLDATAVAFKLAPRINAVGRLGDPALVVDLLTTGDRDRAMALAQDCEALNRQRRELCEAIEAEAVALVEADGPEPSPFVLLAQTHWHHGVIGIVAARLVERYGLPVALLAGEGGGKLRASVRAPRGFAVDQALNHCSALLERHGGHPAAGGFTVKAERLADLHERLNGLAASWLGDRGSGSPVEPEACLALDRIGRGFWRDLQRLEPLGAGLPAPVFWSSACRVISQRLLRGGHLQLELEQQGRRVRAIAWRWQGEGTVPELVDVAFRLRSDSWQGEERLQLELVGLRGSGGGDVLLRRRQRSYWCRRQGDGVLIRNEEGRELQVELPALDQPAYLRALIDEAALALGLQA from the coding sequence GTGAGCCGATCAGAATGGATCCCAATCCCCGAGGTTCCCCTGTCCTTCACACCGCCCGAGCAGCGCTGGCAACTGCCCACCCCCCTGCCGCCCAGCCAGGACGACGTCCAGGCCAGGGGGATGGCGGCCCTCGAGCTGCCGCCGGAATTGCTGGCGGTGCTGCGCCGTCGGGGCTACGACAGCCCCGAGGCGATCAGGGACCTGCTGGAGCCCCCCGCCGCCCCCGATCCCCGGCTGCACTTCGCCGATCTGGACGTGGCGGTGCGGCGGCTCGTGCGGGCCTGTGCCGAAGCTGAGACGGTCGCGATCTGCGGCGACTACGACGCCGACGGCATGACCAGCACGGCCCTGCTGGTGGGGGTGCTGGAGCGGCTGGGAGCCCGGCCGCAGGCCGCCATCCCCAGTCGCCAGGAGGAGGGCTACGGCCTCAACACCGGCATGGTCGAACGCCTCCAGGACGAGGGGGTGGGCCTCCTGGTCACGGTCGACAACGGCATTGCCGCCCGGGAAGCCCTGGATCGGGCCCGCGATCTGGGGATGGAGGTGATCCTCACCGATCACCACAGCCTGCCCGCGGAGTCACCGCCCTACCTGGCCCTGCTCCATCCGGCCTGCACTCCCCAGGGCTCCCCCTACCGGGGCCTGGCGGGGGTCGGGCTGGCCTACCTGCTGGCGATGACGCTGGCCACCGAGCTGGGCCGCGCCGATGCCACCGCCATGGCTCTGGATCTGTTCTGCATCGGCACAGTGGCCGACATGGCCCCCCTGCTGGGGGTGAACCGGCGCTGGCTGCGCGATGGCCTCCGGCAGCTGCACGCGTCGCCCCTGCCCGGCCTGCAGGCGCTGCAGAGACTGGCGGGCCTGGGGGATGGCCCCCTCGATGCCACGGCGGTGGCCTTCAAACTGGCCCCGCGCATCAACGCCGTGGGGCGGCTGGGGGATCCCGCTCTGGTGGTGGATCTGCTCACCACCGGTGACCGCGACCGCGCCATGGCCCTGGCCCAGGACTGCGAGGCCCTCAACCGTCAGCGTCGAGAGCTCTGTGAGGCGATCGAGGCGGAGGCGGTGGCCCTGGTGGAAGCCGATGGGCCCGAGCCCAGCCCCTTTGTGCTGCTCGCTCAGACCCACTGGCATCACGGAGTGATCGGCATCGTGGCCGCCAGGCTGGTGGAGCGCTATGGCCTGCCCGTGGCCCTGCTGGCCGGCGAGGGGGGAGGAAAACTGCGGGCGTCGGTGCGGGCGCCCAGGGGATTTGCGGTCGATCAGGCCCTGAACCATTGCAGCGCCCTGCTGGAGCGCCATGGCGGCCATCCCGCCGCCGGCGGCTTCACCGTGAAGGCGGAACGGCTGGCCGATCTGCATGAGCGGCTCAACGGACTGGCGGCCAGCTGGCTGGGCGACCGGGGCAGTGGCTCGCCGGTGGAGCCGGAGGCCTGCCTGGCCCTGGATCGCATCGGCCGTGGCTTCTGGCGCGACCTGCAGCGGCTGGAGCCCCTCGGGGCGGGGCTGCCGGCGCCGGTGTTCTGGAGCAGCGCCTGCCGGGTGATCAGCCAGCGGCTGCTGCGGGGCGGCCACCTTCAGCTGGAGCTCGAGCAGCAGGGCCGTCGCGTGCGCGCGATCGCCTGGCGCTGGCAGGGGGAAGGCACCGTGCCGGAGCTGGTGGATGTGGCCTTCCGCCTGCGCAGCGACAGCTGGCAGGGGGAGGAGCGCCTGCAGCTGGAACTGGTGGGGTTGCGCGGCAGTGGCGGCGGAGATGTGCTGCTCAGACGGCGCCAGCGCTCGTACTGGTGCCGGCGTCAAGGGGATGGCGTGCTGATCCGCAACGAAGAAGGCCGGGAACTCCAGGTGGAGCTCCCGGCACTGGATCAGCCGGCCTACCTGCGCGCCCTCATCGACGAGGCCGCCCTGGCGCTGGGGCTTCAGGCCTGA
- the psb30 gene encoding photosystem II reaction center protein Ycf12/Psb30 produces the protein MGIDFHLIANFMALALITLAGPAVIFILFYKRGAL, from the coding sequence ATGGGAATCGATTTCCATCTGATCGCCAATTTCATGGCGCTGGCCCTGATCACCCTGGCCGGCCCAGCCGTGATCTTCATCCTCTTCTACAAGCGCGGCGCCCTCTGA
- a CDS encoding YkgJ family cysteine cluster protein has translation MGAGPHWSCISGCGACCRLDPEQRGEALEALSEEQRRFYLSMVGADGWCRHFNTGSRTCRIYADRPEFCRVGALAQLFAVPPDQGEAFAIACCRQQIREEYGGRSLVMRRFERSTRQAGGQPARPAPSEHRNQP, from the coding sequence ATGGGCGCCGGACCCCACTGGAGCTGCATCAGCGGCTGCGGCGCCTGCTGCCGCCTGGACCCGGAGCAACGGGGCGAAGCTCTCGAGGCCCTCAGTGAGGAGCAGCGCCGGTTCTACCTCTCGATGGTGGGGGCGGACGGCTGGTGCCGCCACTTCAACACGGGCTCGAGAACCTGCCGCATCTACGCCGATCGGCCCGAGTTCTGCCGGGTGGGCGCCCTCGCCCAGCTGTTCGCCGTACCGCCCGACCAGGGCGAGGCTTTCGCGATCGCCTGCTGCCGGCAGCAGATCCGGGAGGAGTATGGAGGGCGCTCGCTCGTGATGCGTCGCTTCGAGCGCTCCACCCGTCAGGCTGGTGGCCAACCTGCGCGCCCAGCCCCCAGCGAGCACCGCAACCAGCCATGA
- a CDS encoding TMEM165/GDT1 family protein: protein MSDPVDPDPGLNHEAGTSSESSSSTGPETGAGSEPETPESSDFVAVAVTTFTTVFLAELGDKTQLAALLLSAESGQPGVVFVGAALALICSSLVGVLLGRWLAAVLPAQRLERIAGVLMVSLGLWLGGQAGLGLLQPVLDFPNP from the coding sequence ATGAGCGACCCCGTCGATCCGGATCCCGGCCTGAATCACGAGGCCGGCACCAGCAGCGAGTCCAGTTCGAGCACGGGCCCCGAGACCGGGGCAGGCTCCGAGCCGGAAACCCCCGAGTCGTCGGATTTTGTGGCCGTGGCCGTCACCACGTTCACCACGGTCTTTCTCGCCGAGCTGGGCGACAAGACCCAGCTGGCGGCTCTGCTGCTCTCCGCTGAATCCGGACAGCCCGGCGTGGTGTTCGTCGGGGCCGCCCTGGCCCTGATCTGCTCCAGCCTGGTGGGGGTCCTGCTGGGGCGCTGGCTGGCTGCGGTGCTGCCGGCCCAGCGTCTGGAGCGGATCGCCGGCGTCCTGATGGTGTCCCTCGGCCTCTGGCTGGGAGGCCAGGCCGGCCTCGGCCTGCTCCAGCCCGTCCTCGACTTCCCCAATCCCTGA
- a CDS encoding TMEM165/GDT1 family protein, translating to MQLPLLASTFLTVFVAELGDKTQLTIVTISGTSSNTLAVFLGSAGALVLASLLGALAGGSLSSLIPTDALQLAASLGFLVIGLRLILRSGTDAP from the coding sequence ATGCAGCTCCCGCTCCTGGCCTCCACCTTCCTGACCGTGTTCGTGGCCGAGCTGGGTGACAAGACCCAGCTCACGATCGTGACCATCAGCGGCACCTCCAGCAACACCCTGGCGGTGTTCCTGGGCAGTGCCGGCGCGCTGGTGCTCGCCAGCCTGCTCGGGGCCCTGGCGGGCGGCTCTCTCTCCAGCCTGATCCCCACCGATGCCCTGCAGCTGGCCGCCTCCCTGGGCTTCCTGGTGATCGGCCTGAGGCTGATCCTGCGCTCCGGAACCGACGCTCCGTAA
- a CDS encoding ribonuclease R family protein, with protein MKFTVAHLLDQLPAADALPVAKLEKALGLSLKPDKSQLRIALEGLSRLGVLVETEDGIQRRQDDTLIEARLRCSSKGFCFALREDGGEDIYIRDHQLNHAWNGDRVLVRITREGGRRRSPEGGVQCILERATTHLLAQVEQQDDRILAVPLDDRLLTSVELPASDAGYLDPEKQSVVEVLLDRYPVAQFPPLGHVERRLPINGGEEADLDLLLTKHGLRQRAAAPRSSLKAPVEKDRTDLTALPTLVLSGWSGADAPILPAISLEDGDEGPRLWIHVPAVAERFTPGGSLDLWLREQGESICLGRRWLPLLSQALSRAAAFKPGETQAAVSVGLRCNPEGELIDYRFALSSIQLDAVVDGGALQALAERKPKARTIPAALKPIKDQLPLLERLLEITALLRQRRLERGSLELDLPRPSLDSLADLCVPAPEERRQGWMVQLPEHHPTALLRELLILANRALGAHLSALGLPALFAVNPPADGSEINEVAKAALGLDIPVELSDDGNAPAPGDLAATFAATDRSRVLQRQLSEVIPPVQLSTSAEAHVLAAEPAAYAPWCLPSLHYADLWNQQLLVLLLTEGKDRPSVRHKTRVDLASASCHGTIDWPLLTPTQLAELHQARSDSMLQRLSGRARFAAEVEADLLAMAQARAAEPLVGQTLTGVISGVQSYGFFVEIPPSQVEGLVHVSSLKDDWYEYRSRQNRLVGRKNRRTYMLGDQVEVQIQNVDALRHQIDLAVLLPEGDEESGEDGED; from the coding sequence ATGAAGTTCACGGTCGCCCACCTGCTCGACCAGCTCCCAGCCGCCGACGCCCTGCCGGTGGCCAAGCTCGAGAAGGCACTGGGCCTGAGCCTCAAGCCGGACAAGTCCCAGCTGCGCATCGCCCTGGAGGGTCTGAGCCGGCTGGGGGTGCTGGTGGAAACCGAGGACGGCATCCAGCGGCGCCAGGACGACACCCTGATCGAGGCGCGCCTGCGCTGCTCCAGCAAGGGCTTCTGCTTCGCCCTGCGCGAGGACGGCGGTGAGGACATCTACATCCGCGATCACCAGCTCAACCATGCCTGGAACGGTGACCGGGTGCTGGTGCGCATCACCCGGGAGGGGGGCCGCCGCCGCTCGCCGGAGGGTGGCGTCCAGTGCATCCTCGAGCGCGCCACCACCCACCTGCTCGCCCAGGTGGAGCAGCAGGACGACCGGATCCTGGCCGTGCCCCTCGACGACCGGCTGCTGACCTCGGTGGAGCTGCCGGCCTCCGATGCCGGTTATCTGGACCCCGAGAAGCAGTCGGTGGTGGAGGTGCTGCTCGACCGCTATCCGGTGGCTCAGTTCCCGCCCCTGGGCCACGTGGAGCGGCGCCTGCCGATCAACGGCGGTGAGGAGGCCGATCTGGATCTGCTGCTCACCAAGCACGGTCTGCGCCAGAGGGCGGCGGCTCCGCGCTCCAGCCTGAAGGCCCCCGTAGAGAAGGACCGCACCGACCTGACAGCCCTGCCGACCCTGGTGCTGAGTGGCTGGAGTGGCGCCGACGCCCCGATCCTGCCCGCCATCTCCCTGGAGGACGGCGATGAGGGCCCGCGCCTGTGGATCCATGTGCCGGCCGTGGCGGAACGCTTCACCCCCGGTGGCAGCCTCGATCTCTGGTTGCGGGAGCAGGGGGAGTCGATCTGTCTGGGTCGTCGCTGGCTGCCCCTGCTCAGCCAGGCCCTGAGCAGGGCCGCGGCCTTCAAGCCCGGGGAAACCCAGGCCGCCGTCTCGGTGGGGCTGCGCTGCAACCCGGAGGGTGAGCTGATCGACTACCGCTTTGCCCTCAGCAGCATCCAGCTGGACGCTGTTGTCGATGGCGGCGCTCTGCAGGCCCTGGCGGAGCGCAAGCCCAAGGCACGCACCATCCCGGCGGCCCTCAAACCGATCAAGGATCAGCTGCCTCTGCTGGAGCGGCTGCTGGAGATCACGGCCCTGCTGAGGCAGCGCCGGCTGGAGCGCGGCTCCCTGGAACTGGATCTTCCCCGCCCCAGCCTCGACTCCCTCGCAGACCTCTGCGTCCCGGCTCCTGAGGAGCGCCGCCAGGGCTGGATGGTGCAGCTTCCCGAGCACCATCCCACCGCCCTGCTGCGGGAGCTGCTGATCCTCGCGAACCGTGCCCTCGGCGCCCATCTCTCCGCCCTGGGGCTGCCAGCCCTGTTTGCGGTGAACCCTCCGGCCGATGGCAGCGAGATCAATGAAGTGGCCAAGGCGGCCCTGGGGCTCGATATCCCGGTGGAGCTCAGCGACGACGGCAACGCCCCCGCCCCGGGCGACCTGGCGGCCACCTTTGCGGCCACCGACCGCAGCCGCGTGCTCCAGCGCCAGCTCAGCGAGGTGATCCCTCCGGTCCAGCTGAGCACCAGCGCCGAGGCCCACGTGCTGGCCGCCGAACCGGCGGCTTACGCCCCCTGGTGCCTGCCCTCGCTTCACTACGCCGATCTCTGGAATCAGCAGCTGCTGGTTCTGCTGCTCACCGAGGGCAAGGACCGCCCCAGCGTTCGCCACAAGACCCGTGTCGACCTGGCGAGCGCCAGCTGCCACGGCACGATCGACTGGCCTCTGCTCACCCCCACCCAGCTCGCCGAACTGCATCAGGCACGCAGCGATTCGATGCTGCAGCGGCTGAGCGGCCGTGCCCGCTTCGCCGCCGAGGTGGAGGCCGACCTGCTGGCCATGGCCCAGGCCCGGGCCGCCGAACCCCTGGTGGGTCAGACCCTCACCGGTGTGATCAGCGGCGTGCAGAGCTACGGGTTCTTCGTGGAGATCCCCCCCTCCCAGGTGGAGGGACTGGTGCACGTCAGTTCCCTCAAGGACGACTGGTACGAATACCGCTCACGCCAGAACCGCCTGGTGGGCCGGAAGAACCGCCGCACCTACATGCTCGGGGATCAGGTGGAGGTGCAGATCCAGAACGTCGATGCCCTGCGCCATCAGATCGATCTGGCCGTGCTGCTGCCCGAGGGCGACGAGGAGAGCGGCGAAGACGGGGAGGACTGA